From one Streptobacillus felis genomic stretch:
- a CDS encoding replication initiator protein A has protein sequence MSDYYYESDEIFDGYLLMPKSLIKKEPYRFISDGAKIIYCLMREKSFVEKESGKSFIFFQKTEIQEVLNVSKKKATKIIKELENVNLLEKIKDIKKGTNIYYIKHSI, from the coding sequence ATGAGTGATTATTATTATGAGAGTGATGAAATTTTTGATGGCTATTTATTAATGCCTAAAAGCTTGATAAAAAAAGAACCGTATAGATTTATTAGTGATGGTGCTAAAATAATTTATTGTTTAATGAGAGAAAAAAGTTTTGTAGAAAAAGAAAGTGGAAAAAGTTTTATATTTTTCCAAAAAACTGAGATACAGGAAGTATTAAATGTTTCAAAAAAAAAGGCAACAAAAATTATAAAAGAATTGGAAAATGTAAATTTATTAGAAAAAATAAAAGATATTAAAAAGGGAACTAATATATATTATATAAAACATTCAATTTAA
- a CDS encoding replication initiator protein A: MNLDYYYRHELDFYDFFVFPKALISKEPFKYLSGDAKILYCLMRDRMKSSEENGFYDEDGKVFFIYTIKEVCEVMNVSKATSQKLIQELKSLELIEKRRKSIDSPNFYYLKKVDLNTRTERTMEEIKANIEKFRNIVKKQNL; the protein is encoded by the coding sequence ATGAATTTAGATTATTATTATAGACATGAGCTTGACTTTTATGATTTTTTTGTATTTCCAAAAGCATTAATAAGTAAAGAGCCATTTAAATATTTGTCTGGTGATGCCAAAATATTATATTGCTTAATGAGAGATAGAATGAAAAGTTCTGAAGAAAATGGTTTTTATGATGAGGATGGTAAAGTTTTTTTTATATATACTATAAAAGAAGTATGTGAAGTAATGAATGTTTCTAAAGCTACATCACAAAAATTAATTCAAGAATTGAAAAGCTTAGAATTAATTGAAAAGAGAAGGAAATCTATTGATTCACCAAACTTTTATTATCTAAAGAAAGTAGATTTAAATACTAGAACTGAAAGAACAATGGAAGAAATAAAAGCAAATATAGAAAAATTTAGAAATATCGTTAAAAAACAAAATTTATAA
- a CDS encoding Bro-N domain-containing protein, which translates to MKILEKKEILGVELVIFGSEVNPMFNANEIAKIIENKNVSQMLKDVDQDEKKLVIITRADGKQHKSWYLTEEGLYEVLFASRKPIAKKFKKQVKEILKNIRQKGGYIVVRKEDNEATIKARLEGLMKETEQRLTLLEKKVNEYEIFFDEGKAYNSVNFLAKKYNLAVDELIEKLTKSKFLYRKGEKLYLYREHQYKGYAKYLKIKNKDVLKFTLKGESFIDSLMSDNK; encoded by the coding sequence ATGAAAATTTTAGAAAAAAAAGAAATTTTAGGTGTCGAACTAGTTATATTTGGATCTGAAGTAAATCCAATGTTTAATGCTAATGAAATAGCAAAAATCATTGAAAATAAGAATGTATCTCAAATGCTTAAAGATGTTGATCAAGATGAGAAAAAACTTGTAATTATTACTAGAGCTGATGGAAAGCAACACAAATCATGGTATTTAACTGAAGAGGGGCTATATGAAGTTTTATTTGCAAGTAGAAAACCAATTGCAAAAAAATTTAAAAAACAAGTAAAGGAAATACTTAAAAATATAAGGCAAAAAGGTGGGTACATAGTTGTTAGAAAAGAAGATAATGAAGCCACAATTAAAGCTAGATTAGAAGGACTTATGAAAGAAACTGAACAAAGATTGACATTACTTGAAAAAAAAGTAAATGAATATGAAATATTTTTTGATGAAGGGAAAGCATACAACTCAGTTAATTTTCTAGCTAAAAAATATAATCTAGCAGTAGATGAATTAATTGAAAAATTAACTAAAAGTAAGTTTTTATATAGAAAAGGTGAAAAGTTATATCTTTATAGAGAACATCAATATAAAGGTTATGCTAAATATTTGAAAATAAAAAATAAAGATGTTTTAAAATTTACGCTAAAAGGTGAATCATTTATCGATAGTTTAATGAGTGATAATAAGTGA